Proteins found in one Campylobacter canadensis genomic segment:
- a CDS encoding MATE family efflux transporter, protein MNKELDFKKLTINTYFEMLLRFFSMIINTVMISRYEITLLAAMSCANQIFILSSSLFTFFAVGSSIYITQALGAKKYNLATKASHIALLFNLILGIILFIFINCFAEFLLTSLNTPKSIFSLSLMYLKIINYVILIDCINIAFSSILRSYAKTKELMYASFFMNIINIILNALFLYYFELSLLGVAISSVIARLFNLFFYLFVFFKIANLKLYLKLFFNSDKEILIKILKTGSFSALENICYSFEYIIILSFIALLGERYLSTQSIFFQLLFFVFTASLALSVANEIIIARMIGANKMQKAYLHTYKALKIALIISLIYSLILFLLKEKLYLLFNLNSDLINIISSLFYLLFFLEFAKAFNIVLSNALKASAKTDFCFYLSLISICFVCIPLAYFFTQIIDFKLFGIYLAFLCEECFKALFNLLMWHSKKWQKSKLIN, encoded by the coding sequence ATGAATAAAGAATTAGATTTTAAAAAATTAACAATTAATACATATTTTGAAATGTTACTAAGATTTTTTTCAATGATTATAAATACTGTTATGATTAGCAGGTATGAAATAACATTGCTTGCAGCTATGAGCTGTGCTAATCAAATTTTTATACTAAGCTCAAGTTTATTTACTTTTTTTGCTGTAGGCTCTAGTATTTATATCACACAAGCTTTAGGAGCAAAAAAGTATAATTTAGCAACAAAGGCAAGTCATATTGCTTTATTATTTAATCTAATTTTAGGCATAATTTTATTTATTTTTATAAATTGCTTTGCTGAATTTTTATTAACAAGCTTGAATACACCTAAAAGTATATTTTCTTTATCATTAATGTACTTAAAAATTATAAATTATGTTATTTTAATTGATTGTATTAATATTGCTTTTTCTTCTATTTTAAGGTCTTATGCAAAAACAAAAGAATTAATGTATGCTTCTTTTTTTATGAATATAATTAATATTATTTTAAATGCTTTATTTTTGTATTATTTTGAATTATCCTTACTTGGTGTTGCAATTTCTAGCGTAATTGCTAGATTATTTAATCTCTTTTTTTATCTTTTTGTTTTTTTTAAAATTGCAAATTTAAAATTATATTTAAAACTATTTTTTAATAGCGATAAAGAAATTTTAATAAAGATTTTAAAAACAGGTTCTTTTAGCGCTTTAGAAAATATTTGCTATTCTTTTGAATATATTATTATTTTATCCTTTATAGCTTTGCTTGGTGAAAGATATCTTAGCACTCAAAGTATATTTTTCCAGCTTTTATTCTTTGTTTTTACTGCAAGTTTAGCCTTAAGCGTTGCAAATGAAATTATAATTGCAAGAATGATTGGTGCAAATAAAATGCAAAAAGCATATTTACATACTTACAAAGCATTAAAAATAGCCTTAATTATAAGTTTAATTTATTCTTTAATATTATTTTTATTAAAAGAAAAACTTTATTTGCTTTTTAATCTAAATAGCGACTTAATTAATATAATTTCAAGTCTTTTTTATCTTTTATTTTTTTTAGAATTTGCAAAGGCTTTTAATATAGTTTTAAGCAATGCTTTAAAAGCCAGTGCTAAAACTGATTTTTGTTTTTATCTTAGCCTTATTTCAATATGCTTTGTTTGCATACCTCTAGCTTATTTTTTTACACAAATTATTGATTTTAAATTATTTGGAATTTATCTTGCATTTTTATGCGAAGAATGTTTTAAAGCTTTATTTAATTTATTAATGTGGCATAGTAAAAAATGGCAAAAAAGTAAATTAATAAATTAA
- the rsmI gene encoding 16S rRNA (cytidine(1402)-2'-O)-methyltransferase, whose product MLYFIPTPIGNLGDITFRSLEILKESDIIFCEDVRICKSLLNLLEKRFNLAFKNKVFYSLHSHNENKFDFSKIDFSLTCAYLSDAGMPAISDPGSVLVQYAQKNNIEYYVLPGANAALCAIVKSGFLKQQFIFYGFLNIKKNRENELINVMNLNYPVILYEAPSRIEQLINQIAKINPDKELFLIKEITKLHEKHFKNKAAFLAQSLKNENLNGEWVVIINNENSNDIARICQEDILCLDIAPKIKAKLLSKINNKSIKENYESLKC is encoded by the coding sequence ATGCTTTATTTTATTCCTACTCCTATAGGAAATTTAGGTGATATTACTTTTAGAAGTTTAGAAATTCTTAAAGAAAGTGATATTATATTTTGTGAAGATGTAAGGATTTGCAAAAGTCTTCTTAATTTATTAGAAAAGAGATTTAATTTAGCTTTTAAAAATAAAGTTTTTTATTCCTTACACTCTCATAATGAAAATAAATTTGATTTTTCTAAAATTGATTTTTCTTTAACTTGTGCATATTTAAGTGATGCAGGAATGCCAGCAATAAGCGACCCAGGTAGTGTTTTAGTGCAATACGCACAAAAAAATAATATTGAATATTATGTCTTACCAGGTGCAAATGCGGCCTTGTGTGCTATTGTTAAAAGTGGATTTTTAAAACAGCAATTTATTTTTTATGGTTTTTTAAATATTAAAAAAAATCGTGAAAACGAGCTAATAAATGTAATGAATTTAAATTACCCAGTAATTTTATATGAAGCGCCAAGTAGAATTGAGCAATTAATAAATCAAATAGCAAAAATCAATCCCGATAAAGAATTGTTTTTAATAAAAGAAATCACAAAACTACACGAAAAACATTTTAAAAATAAAGCAGCTTTTTTAGCCCAAAGTTTAAAAAATGAAAATCTTAATGGAGAATGGGTTGTGATTATTAATAATGAAAATTCTAACGATATTGCAAGAATATGCCAAGAAGATATATTGTGTTTAGATATTGCACCTAAAATTAAAGCAAAATTATTAAGCAAAATTAATAATAAAAGTATAAAAGAAAATTATGAGAGTTTAAAATGTTGA
- a CDS encoding catalase gives MKQLTTDFGNPIASNQNSLSAGELGPLLLQDYQLIEKLAHQNRERIPERAVHAKGSAAYGELVITEDISKYTKAKVFQKGEKTPLLLRFSTVAGEAGAADAERDVRGFAIKFYTKEGVWDLVGNNTPTFFLRDAYKFPDFIHTQKRNPKTHLRCANAAWDFWTLCPESLHQVTILMSDRGIPASYRNMNGYGSHTYSFINSNNERFWVKFHFKTKQGIKCLTNEEAEQIIAKDRESHQRDLYENIEKGNFPKWSVKIQILSEEQASKLEFNPFDLTKVWPHKIAPLIEVGEMILNKNPQNYFNEVEQAAFSPSNIVPGIGFSPDKMLQARIFSYPDAQRYRLGANYHQLPVNRAKSEVNTYNVAGAMNFGIGDNLVNGAYYEPNTLGGAVENEMYLEPDLVIKGNANRYKAVDNDYYTQPRNLFNIMPEDEKQRLFKNIAASMQGVKEEIINKALKHFELIHPDYANGVKKALCK, from the coding sequence ATGAAACAATTAACAACAGATTTTGGTAATCCAATCGCATCTAATCAAAACTCACTTAGTGCGGGTGAATTAGGACCACTTTTATTACAAGATTATCAGCTAATAGAAAAATTAGCTCATCAAAATAGAGAAAGAATTCCAGAGCGTGCAGTTCATGCAAAAGGAAGTGCTGCTTATGGTGAATTAGTAATTACTGAAGATATTTCAAAATACACTAAAGCAAAAGTTTTTCAAAAAGGTGAAAAAACTCCATTATTATTAAGATTTTCAACCGTTGCAGGCGAAGCTGGTGCAGCCGATGCTGAAAGAGATGTGCGTGGCTTTGCGATTAAGTTTTACACAAAAGAAGGCGTGTGGGATTTAGTAGGAAACAATACTCCAACATTCTTTTTAAGAGATGCTTATAAATTCCCTGATTTTATTCATACTCAAAAGCGTAATCCTAAAACTCATTTAAGGTGTGCTAATGCTGCTTGGGACTTTTGGACACTTTGCCCTGAAAGTTTGCACCAAGTAACAATTCTTATGAGTGATAGAGGAATTCCTGCATCATATCGTAATATGAACGGCTATGGTTCTCATACTTATTCATTTATAAATAGTAATAATGAAAGATTTTGGGTTAAGTTTCACTTTAAAACCAAGCAAGGAATTAAGTGCTTAACAAACGAAGAAGCAGAGCAAATAATAGCAAAAGATAGAGAATCTCATCAAAGAGATTTATATGAAAATATTGAAAAAGGTAATTTTCCTAAATGGAGTGTAAAAATACAAATTCTAAGCGAAGAACAAGCAAGTAAATTAGAATTTAATCCTTTTGATTTAACAAAGGTTTGGCCTCATAAAATAGCGCCTTTAATTGAAGTTGGGGAAATGATTTTAAATAAAAATCCACAAAATTATTTTAACGAGGTTGAACAAGCTGCATTTAGCCCTAGCAACATAGTTCCTGGAATTGGCTTTAGCCCTGATAAAATGCTTCAAGCAAGAATTTTTTCTTATCCTGATGCACAAAGATACCGCTTAGGTGCAAATTATCATCAACTACCTGTTAATCGTGCAAAAAGCGAAGTAAATACTTATAATGTTGCTGGTGCTATGAATTTTGGTATTGGAGATAATTTAGTAAATGGTGCTTATTACGAGCCAAATACTTTAGGTGGAGCGGTTGAAAATGAAATGTATTTAGAACCTGATTTAGTAATAAAAGGTAATGCAAATCGCTACAAGGCTGTAGATAATGATTATTACACACAACCAAGAAATTTATTTAACATTATGCCTGAAGATGAAAAGCAAAGATTATTTAAAAATATTGCAGCTTCAATGCAAGGTGTAAAAGAAGAAATAATAAATAAAGCATTAAAACATTTTGAATTAATTCACCCTGATTATGCTAATGGAGTAAAAAAAGCATTATGCAAGTAA
- a CDS encoding FAD-binding and (Fe-S)-binding domain-containing protein: protein MLNEFAKECKKFLGDRLYDKYILRFAHSIDASCYRYIPKLVLKVKNEEEVCKIIKLSNKYNIALTFKGAGTSLSGQACSNSVLVLTMYKMKDIKVSSDYISCSCAVIGADANIALKHLNKKIGPDPATLNNASIGGIFSNNSSGMCCGVSYNSYHTVKSIRVILNDGYILDTSDEDNVNYFMHTHSDMVNKIYNLREEIIQDEELVKNIERKYKIKNTTGYSINALSDFSNIVDILNHIFIGAEGTLGFVSKVEYYLVDDYFHKTCALIFYKNLSLAAKAVNILAENKNKVSAAELMDYACLKSVSHLEDMPEQLNDIKEGNCCILVQLESNSKEQLEKNVQFITKALSVVNDLFGINFSYDEKICENWWKVRKALLPICAKQREAKSTIITEDVCFTMQTFEEGINEISMLFKKHNFNGIIFGHALSFNVHFIISVVLDDEKSSKNFANFIDDLAVMVCKLDGSIKAEHGTGRMMAPFVEMEWGKKAYEINKKIKNIFDSKNLFNPDVIISDDRQIHLKNLKPSHEIDEYLQYCMECGFCEKVCPSKNLSLSPRQRIAVKKEIARLKQLNTKNKEEQEQLEQLLKDYEYYAINTCAQCSMCASACPLEINSANIADEYKNSHSKGLFLANKIAQNLKTTSFYTKKALKVVNWLNKKDFLSQTSIAFNVIFKTAILPTNMLNANDYKLNSKDYNFTNNVVYFSSCLNRLFKIEKNKSIQEVFENLCKKAKINCIYPEDIEELCCSKAFKDYSLKKDMFDIAKKSLTSLLKASKDGRIIIVSDHSACSAQMLDNLKKYPEFKKLKIMDMQSYIVKHILHKLKIRAIDENIGIYSVCASKKNNWTSDIKTIAKSCTKANIYEHTNTFCCAFAGNKGFIRPELNKSALEDFTEYFSTKKVKKIYSTSSTCELGISFNTNIKCENIIYLLDELS from the coding sequence ATGTTAAATGAATTTGCAAAAGAATGTAAGAAATTCTTAGGCGATAGGCTTTATGATAAATACATATTAAGATTTGCTCATAGTATTGATGCTTCGTGTTATAGATATATTCCAAAATTAGTTTTAAAGGTAAAAAACGAAGAAGAAGTTTGTAAGATTATAAAACTAAGTAATAAATACAATATAGCTCTTACTTTTAAAGGTGCAGGAACTAGCTTAAGCGGACAAGCCTGTTCAAATAGCGTACTTGTTTTAACTATGTATAAAATGAAAGATATTAAAGTAAGTAGCGATTATATAAGTTGTTCTTGTGCTGTAATTGGTGCTGATGCTAATATAGCACTTAAGCATTTAAATAAAAAAATAGGACCAGACCCAGCAACCTTAAATAATGCAAGTATTGGTGGAATTTTTTCTAATAATTCTAGCGGTATGTGTTGTGGAGTGTCTTATAATAGTTATCATACTGTAAAATCAATTAGGGTAATTTTAAATGACGGTTATATTTTAGATACAAGTGATGAAGATAATGTAAATTATTTTATGCATACTCATTCAGATATGGTTAATAAAATATATAATTTAAGAGAAGAAATAATACAAGATGAAGAGCTAGTAAAAAACATTGAAAGAAAATATAAAATCAAAAACACCACAGGTTATAGCATTAATGCTTTGAGTGATTTTAGCAATATAGTTGATATTTTAAATCATATTTTTATTGGTGCTGAAGGGACTTTAGGCTTTGTTAGCAAGGTGGAATATTATTTGGTTGATGATTATTTTCATAAGACTTGTGCTTTAATTTTTTATAAGAATTTAAGCCTAGCTGCAAAGGCTGTTAATATTCTTGCAGAAAATAAAAATAAAGTAAGTGCAGCAGAGCTTATGGATTATGCTTGTTTAAAATCAGTTAGCCATTTAGAAGATATGCCAGAGCAATTAAATGATATTAAAGAAGGAAATTGCTGTATTTTAGTGCAATTAGAATCAAATTCTAAAGAGCAATTAGAAAAAAATGTGCAATTTATTACAAAGGCTCTTAGTGTAGTTAATGATTTGTTTGGAATTAATTTTTCTTATGATGAGAAAATTTGTGAAAATTGGTGGAAGGTTAGAAAGGCTTTATTGCCAATTTGTGCAAAGCAAAGAGAGGCAAAAAGTACAATAATTACCGAAGATGTTTGCTTTACAATGCAGACTTTTGAAGAAGGTATTAATGAAATATCAATGCTATTTAAAAAACATAATTTTAATGGTATTATTTTTGGACACGCTTTGAGCTTTAATGTGCATTTTATAATTAGTGTTGTTTTAGATGATGAAAAATCTTCTAAGAATTTTGCAAATTTTATTGATGATTTAGCAGTGATGGTATGCAAGTTAGATGGTAGCATAAAAGCAGAACACGGAACTGGTCGTATGATGGCTCCTTTTGTTGAGATGGAATGGGGCAAAAAAGCTTATGAAATAAATAAAAAAATAAAAAATATTTTTGATAGTAAAAATTTATTTAACCCTGATGTTATTATTAGCGATGATAGGCAAATTCATCTTAAAAATCTAAAACCTTCGCATGAAATTGATGAATATTTGCAATATTGTATGGAGTGTGGTTTTTGTGAAAAAGTATGCCCTAGCAAAAATTTAAGCCTAAGTCCAAGACAAAGAATAGCGGTAAAAAAAGAAATAGCTAGATTAAAGCAACTAAATACTAAAAATAAAGAAGAACAAGAGCAATTAGAACAATTATTAAAAGATTATGAATATTATGCAATAAATACTTGCGCACAATGTTCTATGTGTGCTAGTGCTTGTCCGTTAGAGATTAATAGTGCAAATATTGCTGATGAATATAAAAATTCTCATTCAAAGGGCTTATTTTTAGCAAATAAAATCGCACAAAATTTAAAAACAACAAGTTTTTATACAAAAAAAGCTTTAAAGGTGGTAAATTGGTTAAATAAAAAAGATTTTTTAAGCCAAACTTCAATAGCTTTTAATGTTATTTTTAAAACAGCTATTTTGCCTACAAATATGCTAAATGCAAATGATTATAAATTAAATAGCAAAGATTATAATTTTACTAATAATGTTGTTTATTTTAGTTCTTGTTTAAATAGGCTTTTTAAGATTGAAAAAAATAAGAGTATTCAAGAAGTTTTTGAGAATTTATGCAAGAAGGCTAAGATAAATTGTATTTATCCAGAAGATATTGAAGAATTATGTTGTTCTAAGGCTTTTAAGGATTATTCTTTAAAAAAAGATATGTTTGATATTGCTAAAAAAAGTTTAACTTCTTTGTTAAAGGCAAGTAAAGATGGAAGAATAATTATTGTAAGCGACCATAGTGCTTGTAGCGCTCAAATGCTTGATAATTTAAAAAAATATCCAGAATTTAAAAAATTAAAAATTATGGATATGCAAAGCTACATAGTTAAACATATTTTACATAAATTAAAAATTAGAGCAATTGATGAAAACATAGGGATTTATTCAGTTTGTGCTAGTAAAAAAAATAATTGGACTAGCGATATTAAAACAATAGCAAAAAGTTGCACAAAGGCAAATATTTATGAGCATACAAACACTTTTTGTTGTGCTTTTGCAGGCAATAAAGGCTTTATTAGACCAGAGTTAAATAAAAGCGCCTTAGAAGATTTTACAGAATATTTTTCTACTAAGAAGGTAAAAAAGATTTATTCTACTTCAAGCACCTGTGAGCTTGGAATATCTTTTAATACAAATATTAAGTGTGAAAATATAATATATTTATTAGACGAGCTAAGCTAA
- a CDS encoding acetyl-CoA carboxylase subunit A: MIKKVLIANRGEIAVRIIRACRDLHIKSVAIYTKPDEHCLHVKIASEAYCIGNEAIKGYLDAQKIVQIVKECKADAIHPGYGFLSENYEFAKLVEDSGLIFIGPKAEVIKKMGNKNIARELMQKNGIPIVPGTKALNNCSIEEIKEKALKIGYPVILKASGGGGGRGIKEVWSEEKLEESLEHCKKEAKAYFNNDEVFMEKLIENPRHIEFQILADNYGNIIHLCERDCSIQRRHQKIIEIAPSPYLSEHLRKIMGVSAIAAAKAAGYTNAGTVEFLLDDYNRFYFMEMNTRIQVEHAVSEEITGVDLVVRQIRYAAGEILDLEQSDIKPYGFAIEARINAENVWNNFSPTPGLISAYYPALGPSVRVDSHIYKDYVIPPFYDSLIAKLIVKATSYDLAVNKLERALEEFSIEGVKTIIPFLLAIAKSREFRKGFFDTSYVENNMQKLLEKIKNDEKTNKDESIAAISAALNKHLKGE; encoded by the coding sequence ATGATAAAAAAAGTTCTAATAGCAAATAGAGGCGAAATAGCAGTAAGAATAATAAGAGCCTGTAGGGATTTGCACATAAAAAGTGTTGCAATTTATACAAAGCCAGATGAGCATTGTTTGCATGTAAAAATAGCAAGTGAGGCTTATTGTATTGGTAATGAAGCAATAAAAGGCTACCTTGATGCACAAAAAATAGTACAAATTGTAAAAGAGTGCAAAGCAGATGCAATACACCCAGGATATGGCTTTTTAAGTGAAAATTATGAATTTGCAAAATTAGTAGAAGATTCAGGCTTAATTTTCATTGGACCAAAGGCTGAAGTAATTAAAAAAATGGGTAATAAAAACATAGCAAGAGAATTAATGCAAAAAAATGGAATTCCAATCGTTCCAGGCACAAAGGCTTTAAATAATTGCAGCATAGAAGAAATAAAAGAAAAAGCATTAAAAATTGGCTATCCTGTAATTTTAAAAGCTAGTGGCGGTGGAGGTGGTAGAGGAATTAAAGAAGTTTGGAGTGAAGAAAAATTAGAAGAAAGCCTTGAACACTGCAAAAAAGAAGCTAAAGCTTATTTTAATAACGATGAAGTTTTTATGGAAAAGCTAATTGAAAATCCAAGACATATTGAATTTCAAATTCTAGCTGATAATTACGGCAATATAATTCATTTATGTGAAAGAGATTGCTCAATTCAAAGAAGACATCAAAAAATTATAGAAATCGCCCCAAGCCCTTATTTAAGCGAACATTTAAGAAAAATAATGGGTGTAAGTGCCATTGCAGCCGCAAAGGCAGCAGGTTATACAAATGCAGGAACGGTAGAATTTTTACTTGATGATTACAATAGATTTTATTTTATGGAAATGAATACAAGAATTCAAGTAGAACACGCAGTTAGCGAAGAAATAACGGGCGTTGATTTAGTAGTAAGGCAAATTCGCTATGCAGCAGGAGAAATACTTGATTTAGAACAAAGCGATATAAAGCCATATGGTTTTGCAATTGAAGCTAGAATTAATGCTGAAAATGTATGGAATAATTTTAGCCCAACACCAGGCTTAATAAGTGCTTATTATCCTGCCTTAGGGCCATCAGTTAGGGTTGATAGCCATATTTATAAAGATTATGTAATTCCACCTTTTTATGATTCACTAATAGCAAAATTAATAGTAAAAGCAACAAGTTATGATTTAGCAGTAAATAAACTAGAAAGAGCTTTGGAAGAATTTTCTATTGAAGGTGTAAAAACAATAATTCCATTTTTATTAGCAATCGCAAAGAGTAGAGAATTTAGAAAAGGCTTTTTTGATACAAGTTATGTAGAAAATAATATGCAAAAATTACTAGAAAAAATAAAAAATGATGAAAAAACAAATAAAGATGAAAGCATAGCAGCAATAAGCGCAGCATTAAACAAACATTTAAAAGGAGAATAA
- a CDS encoding WYL domain-containing protein has product MANKTELNSLLNQIIKLIYEAKDEGITGVSLCKRLNTNRQKFNYHIQQILNVHQNKLIRLKQGKTHLYKIKEDILEEHIKYFNDCKHSYEELIIKNYYKSISNEENKKICEYELNRLNEKSYLDFNKSFFMLDNPFLDSDLKLKEYMLIQTLLEAKEKRYCVNLKMKHSPEINNAIFLMIVYSDKNFYALIKEEEQTNLKRISFIESINISTKRHYFDEYDSVKRKLSKMNNSLSLYDVEPKIAILQIHKSIEKYFQDDMKNFFKHQVIKSYNPLTIEVKYTRDLEILRFVRTWLPYIKIIQPSSLITKHLQSLNQAIKDY; this is encoded by the coding sequence ATGGCAAATAAAACTGAATTAAATTCTTTATTAAATCAAATAATTAAATTAATTTATGAAGCTAAAGACGAAGGAATAACAGGGGTTAGTTTATGCAAACGCCTAAATACAAACAGACAAAAATTCAACTACCATATTCAACAAATCCTAAATGTACATCAAAACAAGCTAATAAGATTAAAACAAGGCAAAACGCATTTATATAAAATAAAAGAAGATATTTTAGAAGAGCATATAAAATATTTTAACGACTGCAAACATAGTTACGAAGAGCTAATAATTAAAAATTATTACAAAAGCATTTCAAACGAAGAAAATAAAAAAATATGTGAATATGAACTAAATAGGCTTAATGAAAAAAGTTATTTAGATTTTAATAAAAGTTTTTTTATGCTTGATAATCCTTTTTTAGATAGTGATTTAAAACTAAAAGAATATATGTTAATTCAAACCTTATTAGAAGCAAAAGAAAAAAGATATTGTGTTAATTTAAAAATGAAGCATAGCCCTGAAATTAACAATGCGATTTTTTTAATGATAGTTTATAGCGATAAGAATTTTTACGCCCTAATAAAAGAAGAAGAGCAAACGAATTTAAAAAGAATTAGTTTTATTGAAAGTATTAACATTAGCACAAAAAGACATTATTTTGATGAGTACGATAGCGTTAAAAGAAAACTAAGCAAAATGAATAATTCTTTAAGTTTGTATGATGTAGAGCCTAAAATAGCTATTTTACAAATACACAAATCAATAGAAAAATATTTTCAAGATGATATGAAAAACTTCTTTAAACATCAAGTTATAAAAAGCTACAATCCGCTAACAATAGAAGTAAAATACACAAGAGATTTAGAAATTTTAAGATTTGTTAGAACTTGGCTGCCTTATATAAAAATCATACAACCAAGCTCTTTAATTACAAAGCATTTACAAAGCTTAAATCAAGCAATAAAAGATTATTAA
- the rpmE gene encoding 50S ribosomal protein L31 has translation MKKDIHPDYLDCTVTCACGNTFVTKSNKAELRVDICSNCHPFFTGSEKIVDSAGRVEKFKKKYSMQ, from the coding sequence ATGAAAAAAGATATTCATCCAGATTATTTAGATTGCACCGTAACTTGTGCTTGCGGCAATACTTTTGTTACAAAGTCAAATAAGGCTGAACTTAGAGTAGATATTTGTTCAAACTGCCATCCGTTTTTTACAGGTAGTGAAAAAATTGTTGATTCTGCTGGTAGAGTTGAGAAATTTAAGAAAAAATATTCTATGCAATAA
- a CDS encoding ankyrin repeat domain-containing protein, with protein MMQVSNEELARYDELCKMACNFARNNEVNQLLSMIKAGFCVDFKDYRGNTLLMLATYNGSYECAKMLLEHGAQVDLKNDKGQTPLAGVCFKGNLQMVKLLVENGANINENQGLGMTPYSFALMFAKKDIIEYLTKQKPSLFKKLFLKLIKIF; from the coding sequence ATTATGCAAGTAAGCAATGAAGAATTAGCAAGATATGATGAGTTATGCAAAATGGCTTGCAATTTTGCAAGAAATAATGAAGTAAATCAGCTTTTATCAATGATAAAGGCTGGTTTTTGCGTTGATTTTAAAGATTATCGTGGAAATACTCTTTTAATGCTTGCAACATACAATGGCTCTTATGAATGTGCAAAAATGTTACTTGAACACGGCGCACAAGTGGATTTAAAAAACGATAAAGGGCAAACTCCTTTAGCAGGGGTTTGTTTTAAAGGAAATTTACAAATGGTAAAATTGCTCGTAGAAAACGGGGCAAATATTAATGAAAATCAAGGCTTAGGAATGACTCCTTATTCTTTTGCTTTGATGTTTGCAAAAAAAGATATTATTGAATATTTAACAAAACAAAAACCAAGTTTATTTAAAAAACTCTTCTTAAAATTAATTAAAATTTTCTAA